CCTGGCAGGCCGGACTTGATCCGGGCCGGCTCGTCTTCATCGATGAGACCTGGATCAAGACCAACATGGCCCCTTTGCGGGGCTGGGGCCCCAAAGGGGCACGCCTGCGCGGCTTCGCCCCACACGGTCACTGGCGTACCCTCACATTCCTCGGCGCGCTCCGCCATGACCAACTCACGGCACCCTGCGTCTTCGACGGCCCGATCAACGGCGAATGCTTCCGCGCTTATGTGAAGCACCTTCTCCTGCCAACCCTGCGCGAAGGCGACATCGTCATTCTCGACAATCTCGGAAGCCACAAGTCCAAAGCTGTCAGGCAGATGATCCAGGCTGCTGGCGCCAGGCTCTGGTACCTGCCGCCATACTCGCCCGACCTCAACCCGATCGAACAGGCCTTCTCCAAGATCAAACACTGGATGCGGCAAGCTCAGAAGCGCACCATCGAGGACACTTGGCGCCACATCGGTCACCTCGTCCACGACATCCAGCCTCGCGAATGCGCCAACTACTTCGCCAACGCCGGTTACGCTTCAGTCAAAATGTGAAACGCTCTA
This genomic stretch from Bradyrhizobium sp. CCGB12 harbors:
- a CDS encoding IS630 family transposase (programmed frameshift), which codes for MTRPLSLDLRERVVAAVLAGESCRSVAERFGVAVSSVVKWSQRQRATGSVVPGKMGGHRKPVLDPHRAFIVERITQTPHLTLHGLKAELAARGVKVSHNAVWLFLRREGLRFKKTLFALEQARADVSRRRQRWRSWQAGLDPGRLVFIDETWIKTNMAPLRGWGPKGARLRGFAPHGHWRTLTFLGALRHDQLTAPCVFDGPINGECFRAYVKHLLLPTLREGDIVILDNLGSHKSKAVRQMIQAAGARLWYLPPYSPDLNPIEQAFSKIKHWMRQAQKRTIEDTWRHIGHLVHDIQPRECANYFANAGYASVKM